Genomic DNA from Alkalihalobacterium alkalinitrilicum:
ATACTATTACTTGCAGCAATTAATTCTTCTTTTGTAGATGTATCTATACCATAAAAGCAAGGGTTCGTAATTGGCGGTGAACTAATACGCACGTGTACTTCTGTTGCCCCAGCTTCTCTTAACATTTTTACAATTCGACGGCTAGTTGTACCGCGTACGATCGAATCATCGATCATAACGACTCGCTTACCTTCAACTACACCACGGACTGCTGAAAGTTTCATTTTTACACCCTGTTCACGTAATTCTTGTGAAGGCTGAATAAATGTACGACCGACGTAACGATTTTTGATTAATCCTAATTCGTAGGGAATTCCTGTTTGTTCTGCATAACCAATGGCTGCAGAAATACTTGAATCAGGTACTCCTGTCACAACATCTGCTTCGATTGGTGCTTGTAAAGCAAGTTGTTTTCCTAAATTTTTTCGCGCTTTATGAACATTGATTTCATCAACATTACTATCAGGGCGAGCAAAATAAATATATTCCATACTGCAAATGGCTCTTCCAGAAGATTGCGCAAACATTTCACTTCTAATTCCTTCATCGTCAATGACGATTAGTTCACCTGGTTTTACTTCTCGCTCAAATTTTGCTCCAACTACGTCAAAAGCACAAGTTTCAGATGCAACAACATATGCCTCTCCCAGTTTTCCTAAAGAAAGTGGTCTTAACCCATGAGGATCTAATGCGACCATTAGTTTATTTTCCGTTAACACGACAAAAGCATAAGCTCCTTTTATCATGGTTAAAGAGTTCATCATTTTATCTTCTAAACGAGGATACGTACTTCTTTTAATAAGGTGAGCTAATACTTCAGTATCAGAAGTAGACTGAAAAATACTTCCCATGCTCTCGAGTTGGTGCTTCAATTGATTGGCATTCACTAGATTTCCGTTATGGGCAATCGCAAGACTACTTGTCTGTGAACGGAAAAGAAGAGGCTGAACATTGGCTAAACCGCCTCCTCCTGCCGTTGCATAACGAACGTGACCAATAGCTGCTTTACCATATAGTGTTTCAAAGTCGTTTGAAGCAAACACTTCATTAACAAGACCTAACCCTCTATGAGCTGTTAATTTTTCTCCATCCGTAACGACAATACCTGCCCCTTCTTGTCCGCGGTGTTGCAGACTGTGCAAACCGTAGTACGTGATTTGGG
This window encodes:
- the purF gene encoding amidophosphoribosyltransferase, with the protein product MLAEIKGLNEECGVFAVWGHKDAAQITYYGLHSLQHRGQEGAGIVVTDGEKLTAHRGLGLVNEVFASNDFETLYGKAAIGHVRYATAGGGGLANVQPLLFRSQTSSLAIAHNGNLVNANQLKHQLESMGSIFQSTSDTEVLAHLIKRSTYPRLEDKMMNSLTMIKGAYAFVVLTENKLMVALDPHGLRPLSLGKLGEAYVVASETCAFDVVGAKFEREVKPGELIVIDDEGIRSEMFAQSSGRAICSMEYIYFARPDSNVDEINVHKARKNLGKQLALQAPIEADVVTGVPDSSISAAIGYAEQTGIPYELGLIKNRYVGRTFIQPSQELREQGVKMKLSAVRGVVEGKRVVMIDDSIVRGTTSRRIVKMLREAGATEVHVRISSPPITNPCFYGIDTSTKEELIAASNSIEEMREMMGADSLEFLSVEGMLEGIGRSNEDTNCGQCVACFTGNYPTEIYPHTMHPHDKC